AGCTGCTCGGTTGTCGTGGTTTCCCAACGCTTCACGGCAGCAAGATCGGCCGATCCGGGGTAGTCAGTGGCCTGCGTTGATTCGATATCTGCGGTCAGAGAGCCGAAGGCGGATGCGGACTGTAGTCGGTTTGCTTGCTCGGTTCTCTCGATCAAGTCCGCACCGGAGCAACCCGTGACGACCACCGTCGCCGACACCATCAGGGCAGTCAGCCCGAGGATTTTCGGCATACCGAGTCCCGACACACCTGGTTTCGGCAGACCTGTTCGGTTGCCCGTGCATCGCATAAGGCAAGAGTAGTCGGCATGCACCAGACAGCAGTCGATCCCGCCTCCGCAACTCGCGGGGACGGGATCGACTGCTGTCTGTGTTTAGGTGCTCGGCTTGTCGGGAAGCCGCACGCCCTCGAGGGACTCCATATCTTCGAGTTCGACTCCCTTGGTCTCCTTCACGAACTTCAGCACGTAGAAGAAGGACAGCAACGCACAGACGGTGAAGATGCCATACGCCAGGCCAAGCGAGATGCTGACCAGAGTCGGGAAGCTCTCCGACACGATGAAGTTGGCGATCCAGTTGGCCATGACACCGATAGACAGTGCGGCCGCGCGGATCTTGTTCGGGAACATCTCGCCGAGCAGAACCCACACGATCGGACCCCAGGTCGCTGCGAAGAACGCGACGTAGGTGTTCAACGCGATGACCGCAATCAGACCACTGGAGTCAGACAAGATCGGCGAGTTCAGGTCGGCCGCAACCGTACAGCCACTGGTGCCGCCCGCTTGGATCAAGGCGTCCGTGCACTTTGGTGCCGACGCGAACACAAACGCCAGGATTGCCAAGGTCACAAACATGCCAGCGGAACCGACCAGCAGAAGCAACTTGCGGCCAACCCGGTCGATCAGCGCGATGGCCACGAAGGTGAACAGCACGTTGACAGCACTGATGATCGTCGACGTGAGGAAGGCTTTGCTCTCGTCAAAGCCAACCGCGCTCCAGATCAGGTTCGAGTAGTAGAACACCGCGTTGATGCCCACGAACTGCTGGAAGATCGCCAGGATGATGCCGACCCAGACTAACGGGAGAAGTCCGAGTCGCGGACCCTTGATGTCCTTCATGCTCGGCTTGTGATCACCCTCGAGCGACTTCTGGATGCTGCTGAGCTTGGGCCCAACATCTCCCTGGAAGATCGACGACAGGACCTCTTTCGCCTTGTCGAACTTGCGTTGTGCAACCAAGTAACGCGGTGACTCGGGAATTGTCAGCGACAGCATCCAGTAGATGACTGCGGGCACGACCATGCAGAGGAACATCCACTGCCACGCCTCAAGTCCAAGTGCGAGAGTGTTGTTGGCCTCAACCGGCGGAACCAGGGGGCTCTTGAGCGGATCGGTGATCTCATTGGGTGTTAGCCCGATGATGATCTGGTTGACCAGCTGAGTCGAGAAGATGCCGACGACGATGGCGAGTTGGAAGAGCGACGACAGTCGACCGCGCAGGTGTGCCGGGGCGACCTCGGAGATGTACATCGGCGAGATGACAGCCGCCAAGCCGATCGCGAACCCACCAACGACGCGCCACAGCATGAAGTCGCCGACGCTAAACGGGAACGCCTGTCCGACACCAGCGATAAGGAACAGGATCGCCGCGATGACCATGACCTTCTTGCGGCCGTAGCGATCAGCGAATCGACCACCGAAGAAGGCACCGACCGCCGAGGCGAGCAGCGCGATCGCGACGACGAATCCCTGCATGCCGGTGTTGGTGATCTGGAAGTGGTAGAAAACCGCCTTGTTTGCACCGTTAATGACGGAGCTGTCATAGCCGAACAGGAATCCACCCAGCGCGGCGATGATTGAGATTCCAACAACTTTGCCCGTATGGGCCTTCTCAACAACTGCGGGACCACTAGTTCCCGGCGTCGGACCTT
This region of Candidatus Nanopelagicales bacterium genomic DNA includes:
- a CDS encoding sugar porter family MFS transporter; translation: MQGPTPGTSGPAVVEKAHTGKVVGISIIAALGGFLFGYDSSVINGANKAVFYHFQITNTGMQGFVVAIALLASAVGAFFGGRFADRYGRKKVMVIAAILFLIAGVGQAFPFSVGDFMLWRVVGGFAIGLAAVISPMYISEVAPAHLRGRLSSLFQLAIVVGIFSTQLVNQIIIGLTPNEITDPLKSPLVPPVEANNTLALGLEAWQWMFLCMVVPAVIYWMLSLTIPESPRYLVAQRKFDKAKEVLSSIFQGDVGPKLSSIQKSLEGDHKPSMKDIKGPRLGLLPLVWVGIILAIFQQFVGINAVFYYSNLIWSAVGFDESKAFLTSTIISAVNVLFTFVAIALIDRVGRKLLLLVGSAGMFVTLAILAFVFASAPKCTDALIQAGGTSGCTVAADLNSPILSDSSGLIAVIALNTYVAFFAATWGPIVWVLLGEMFPNKIRAAALSIGVMANWIANFIVSESFPTLVSISLGLAYGIFTVCALLSFFYVLKFVKETKGVELEDMESLEGVRLPDKPST